A portion of the Chelmon rostratus isolate fCheRos1 chromosome 15, fCheRos1.pri, whole genome shotgun sequence genome contains these proteins:
- the insm1b gene encoding insulinoma-associated protein 1b, which translates to MPKGFLVKRNKKSAHVSYRTRSDEDDLQEPPTPAALPCQADPSPPMSVASSPDRAAASPDFTAAEAPVPRLEKPAQFGNPEAVCQALYSPTRPISKEHDRGYFERSFNLGSPISAESFPTPASLSGLDHLMYAPVDLKIGTSNSSRSGTTTSSLPAPSNRVGTKRPAADGTERKSKPASKKPKAIRKLNFEDEVTTSPVLGLKIKEGPVEMKPRAQSSAGNKPLGEFVCQLCKEAYADPFSLAQHKCSRIVRVEYRCPECDKMFSCPANLASHRRWHKPRTTGVPAMSPAQSIKPEMAKMPPLGVKSVSDEAKDMSDRDTPSPGLSESGSEDGSYDCQFCGKRFKRQAYLRKHIMGHQALQKKVLEEHGFQTSDRAAEQAPVSSSSSSAASSSSSSSEEASNQSPLNLSPVDCLLCPVCGESFTSRAGQERHLRLMHSSQIYPCKYCPATLYSSPGLTRHINKCHPSENRQVILLQMPVRPAC; encoded by the coding sequence ATGCCAAAAGGATTCCTGgtaaaaagaaacaagaaatctGCACATGTTTCCTACAGGACTCGGTCAGACGAAGATGACCTCCAGGAGCCACCCACCCCAGCTGCCTTGCCGTGTCAGGCGGACCCCTCCCCGCCGATGTCCGTGGCGTCCAGTCCGGACCGCGCAGCAGCATCGCCGGAtttcacagcagctgaggcGCCGGTGCCAAGACTGGAGAAGCCGGCGCAGTTCGGCAACCCTGAGGCGGTGTGCCAAGCCCTCTACAGCCCCACCCGGCCCATCAGCAAGGAGCACGACAGGGGATATTTTGAGCGAAGTTTCAATCTAGGCTCGCCCATTTCTGCCGAGTCATTCCCGACACCTGCCTCCCTCTCCGGCCTGGACCATCTCATGTACGCCCCGGTCGATCTGAAAATCGgcaccagcaacagcagccgCAGCggcaccaccaccagcagcctccCGGCACCGAGCAACCGGGTCGGTACCAAGAGACCCGCGGCGGACGGCACAGAGCGCAAATCCAAACCTGCCTCCAAGAAACCCAAAGCCATTAGAAAACTCAACTTTGAAGACGAGGTGACGACTTCTCCCGTGCTTGGTCTCAAAATCAAAGAGGGGCCGGTGGAGATGAAGCCAAGGGCGCAGTCCTCCGCAGGAAACAAACCTTTAGGGGAgtttgtgtgtcagctgtgtAAGGAGGCGTATGCGGATCCCTTCTCTCTGGCTCAGCACAAGTGCTCCCGCATCGTCAGGGTCGAGTACCGGTGTCCCGAGTGCGATAAGATGTTCAGCTGCCCGGCCAACCTCGCCTCTCACCGCCGTTGGCACAAACCCCGGACCACCGGCGTGCCGGCGATGTCACCCGCACAGAGCATCAAACCAGAGATGGCCAAAATGCCACCGCTTGGTGTCAAGTCAGTCTCCGACGAAGCCAAAGACATGAGTGACAGAGACACCCCGAGTCCAGGTCTGTCCGAGTCTGGCTCTGAAGATGGCTCTTATGACTGCCAGTTCTGCGGGAAGAGGTTTAAGCGACAGGCATACCTAAGAAAACACATCATGGGACACCAGGCCTTGCAAAAGAAAGTGCTGGAGGAGCACGGGTTTCAAACCAGCGACCGCGCGGCAGAGCAGGCTCCggtctcatcctcctcctcctcagcagcatcatcatcatcctcctcctcagaggaAGCCTCAAACCAAAGCCCACTCAATCTGAGCCCGGTGGACTGCCTGCTGTGCCCGGTGTGCGGGGAGAGTTTCACCAGCAGGGCCGGCCAGGAGCGACACCTGCGCCTCATGCACTCCTCCCAGATTTACCCGTGCAAATACTGCCCCGCCACTCTCTACAGCTCGCCGGGGCTCACCAGGCACATAAACAAGTGCCACCCCTCGGAGAACAGGCAGGTGATCCTGCTCCAAATGCCGGTGCGCCCCGCCTGctaa
- the hmgcl gene encoding hydroxymethylglutaryl-CoA lyase, mitochondrial: MAAVMRLVNRSTLSSAMGQQYLAFSSASKVQTAVVKASQALPEKVKIVEVGPRDGLQNEKTIVPTETKIHLIDMLSATGLQVVEATSFVSPKWVPQMADQVEVMKGICRKPGVSYAVLTPNLKGFQAALKAGASEVAIFGAASELFSKRNINCSVDESLQRFDEVVKAAKEANVPVRGYVSCVLGCPYEGKVAPEKVAHVAKRLYSMGCYEISLGDTIGVGTPGSMIEMLEVVSREVPVSALAVHCHDTYGQALANILVALQMGISVVDSSVAGLGGCPYAQGASGNVATEDVVYMLHGLGIQTGVDLSKLMDAGAFICRTLNRKTSSKVAQATCKL, translated from the exons ATGGCGGCTGTCATGAGGCTTGTAAACAGAAGCACTTTAAGCTCAGCAATGGGCCAGCAGTACCTGGCGTTTAGCTCCGCATCGAAAGTCCAAACA gctgtCGTAAAAGCAAGTCAAGCGCTTCCGGAAAAGGTGAAAATAGTGGAGGTGGGACCCCGAGATGGCCTTCAGAATGAAAAG ACTATTGTGCCAACAGAGACAAAAATTCACCTGATTGACATGCTGTCAGCGACAGGGCTGCAGGTCGTTGAGGCCACCAGCTTTGTATCTCCAAAATGGGTTCCACAG ATGGCAGACCAGGTAGAGGTGATGAAGGGGATCTGTAGGAAACCTGGAGTGTCTTATGCGGTCCTCACCCCCAACCTCAAGGGTTTCCAGGCAGCA TTGAAGGCTGGAGCTTCAGAGGTAGCCATATTTGGTGCTGCATCTGAGCTGTTCAGTAAGAGGAACATAAACTGCTCAGTGGATGAGAGTTTACAGCGCTTCGATGAGGTTGTgaaagcagctaaagaggctaATGTGCCAGTTAGAGG TTATGTTTCGTGTGTTCTTGGATGTCCGTATGAAGGCAAGGTGGCGCCTGAAAAAGTTGCACAT GTAGCCAAGCGTCTGTACTCCATGGGCTGCTATGAAATCTCTCTTGGTGACACTATCGGGGTAGGGACTCCGGGTAGCATGATTGAAATGCTGGAGGTGGTGAGCAGAGAGGTGCCTGTCAGTGCCTTGGCGGTCCACTGCCACGATACCTATGGCCAGGCCCTGGCTAACATTCTTGTAGCCTTACAG atggGAATCAGTGTGGTAGACTCGTCAGTTGCGGGACTGGGTGGCTGTCCCTATGCCCAGGGGGCTTCTGGGAATGTTGCCACTGAAGATGTTGTCTATATGCTGCATGGACTTGGGATTCAAACG GGGGTGGACCTGTCAAAGCTGATGGATGCTGGAGCGTTCATCTGCCGAACCCTCAACAGAAAGACCAGCTCCAAAGTGGCGCAGGCAACCTGCAAACTGTAG
- the gale gene encoding UDP-glucose 4-epimerase isoform X2, which yields MAEKVLVTGGGGYIGSHCVVELIEAGYQPVVVDNFSNAVREGDVPESIRRIEKLLDTSIEFHELDLLDQPGLEKLFKKHSFSAVMHFAGLKAVGESVEQPLRYYRVNLTASMNLLEVMQAHRVRNLVFSSSATVYGDPQRLPIDEQHPVGGCTNPYGKTKYFIEEMIKDHCKAEKDWNAVLLRYFNPIGAHSSGLIGEDPQGIPNNLLPYVAQVAIGRRQCLNVFGNDYDTVDGTGVRDYIHVVDLAKGHIAALKKLKGDCGCKVYNLGTGTGYSVLQMVKAMEKASGREIAYKVGPRRGGDVASCYADPRLAENELAWKAEFELERMCEDLWRWQSMNPTGFSNGTAS from the exons ATGGCAGAGAAGGTGCTGGTCACAGGTGGAGGTGGCTACATTGGGAGTCACTGTGTGGTGGAGCTAATTGAAGCAGGCTACCAGCCGGTCGTAGTAGATAACTTCAGTAACGCTGTAAGAG AAGGGGATGTGCCAGAGAGCATACGTAGGATAGAGAAACTCCTGGACACCAGCATTGAGTTTCATGAACTGGATCTTTTGGATCAACCTGGCTTGGAAAAACTCTTCAAAAAG CATTCTTTCAGTGCGGTGATGCACTTTGCTGGCCTGAAGGCTGTTGGGGAGTCAGTGGAGCAGCCATTACGTTACTACAGAGTCAACCTCACCGCCTCCATGAACCTGCTTGAG GTGATGCAGGCTCACAGGGTGCGCAATCTGGTCTTCAGCAGCTCAGCCACGGTGTACGGAGACCCTCAGCGCCTTCCCATCGACGAGCAGCACCCCGTGGGGGGCTGCACCAACCCCTACGGCAAGACCAAGTACTTTATTGAGGAGATGATCAAGGACCACTGTAAAGCTGAGAAG GACTGGAATGCAGTGCTGCTGCGTTATTTCAACCCAATTGGAGCTCATTCCTCTGGCCTGATAGGAGAGGACCCTCAGGGTATCCCCAACAACCTCCTGCCATATGTCGCCCAG GTTGCCATTGGGAGAAGACAGTGCCTCAATGTGTTTGGCAATGACTATGACACAGTTGATGGGACAG GTGTGCGAGATTATATCCACGTGGTCGATCTGGCAAAAGGACACATAGCAGCTCTGAAGAAGCTGAAGGGCGACTGCGGGTGCAAG GTTTACAACCTAGGAACAGGGACAGGCTACTCCGTGCTCCAGATGGTGAAAGCCATGGAGAAGGCATCAGGGAGAGAG ATCGCTTACAAAGTCGGCCCACGTAGGGGAGGAGACGTGGCATCGTGCTACGCTGATCCACGGCTGGCTGAGAATGAACTGGCCTGGAAGGCCGAATTTGAACTGGAAAGAATGT GTGAGGATCTGTGGCGCTGGCAGTCTATGAACCCCACCGGATTTTCCAATGGCACAGCATCTTGA
- the gale gene encoding UDP-glucose 4-epimerase isoform X1, with product MAEKVLVTGGGGYIGSHCVVELIEAGYQPVVVDNFSNAVRGEGDVPESIRRIEKLLDTSIEFHELDLLDQPGLEKLFKKHSFSAVMHFAGLKAVGESVEQPLRYYRVNLTASMNLLEVMQAHRVRNLVFSSSATVYGDPQRLPIDEQHPVGGCTNPYGKTKYFIEEMIKDHCKAEKDWNAVLLRYFNPIGAHSSGLIGEDPQGIPNNLLPYVAQVAIGRRQCLNVFGNDYDTVDGTGVRDYIHVVDLAKGHIAALKKLKGDCGCKVYNLGTGTGYSVLQMVKAMEKASGREIAYKVGPRRGGDVASCYADPRLAENELAWKAEFELERMCEDLWRWQSMNPTGFSNGTAS from the exons ATGGCAGAGAAGGTGCTGGTCACAGGTGGAGGTGGCTACATTGGGAGTCACTGTGTGGTGGAGCTAATTGAAGCAGGCTACCAGCCGGTCGTAGTAGATAACTTCAGTAACGCTGTAAGAG GAGAAGGGGATGTGCCAGAGAGCATACGTAGGATAGAGAAACTCCTGGACACCAGCATTGAGTTTCATGAACTGGATCTTTTGGATCAACCTGGCTTGGAAAAACTCTTCAAAAAG CATTCTTTCAGTGCGGTGATGCACTTTGCTGGCCTGAAGGCTGTTGGGGAGTCAGTGGAGCAGCCATTACGTTACTACAGAGTCAACCTCACCGCCTCCATGAACCTGCTTGAG GTGATGCAGGCTCACAGGGTGCGCAATCTGGTCTTCAGCAGCTCAGCCACGGTGTACGGAGACCCTCAGCGCCTTCCCATCGACGAGCAGCACCCCGTGGGGGGCTGCACCAACCCCTACGGCAAGACCAAGTACTTTATTGAGGAGATGATCAAGGACCACTGTAAAGCTGAGAAG GACTGGAATGCAGTGCTGCTGCGTTATTTCAACCCAATTGGAGCTCATTCCTCTGGCCTGATAGGAGAGGACCCTCAGGGTATCCCCAACAACCTCCTGCCATATGTCGCCCAG GTTGCCATTGGGAGAAGACAGTGCCTCAATGTGTTTGGCAATGACTATGACACAGTTGATGGGACAG GTGTGCGAGATTATATCCACGTGGTCGATCTGGCAAAAGGACACATAGCAGCTCTGAAGAAGCTGAAGGGCGACTGCGGGTGCAAG GTTTACAACCTAGGAACAGGGACAGGCTACTCCGTGCTCCAGATGGTGAAAGCCATGGAGAAGGCATCAGGGAGAGAG ATCGCTTACAAAGTCGGCCCACGTAGGGGAGGAGACGTGGCATCGTGCTACGCTGATCCACGGCTGGCTGAGAATGAACTGGCCTGGAAGGCCGAATTTGAACTGGAAAGAATGT GTGAGGATCTGTGGCGCTGGCAGTCTATGAACCCCACCGGATTTTCCAATGGCACAGCATCTTGA
- the zbtb8a gene encoding zinc finger and BTB domain-containing protein 8A isoform X1 produces the protein MSVDEVCKASMICYFLVEQVGLCCIHSWLEFCHVVSCRQPQRWFNTADITVAHQSNLLKQLNQQRRQELFCDCSVLVEGQLFRAHRNVLFASSGYFRMLLSQGPDGLSDSVNATFDVFSPETFTVILDFIYSGQLDLSSHNVIEVMSAASYLQMNNVINYCKNFIKSSLDISVKDEDSDRCLSLSETCSFTSGAGEETSEQQQQGPSSVSPPPALWTRDNSRSQSGFLGKDSDQEASASALKTNPSSPVNELNTEVEDLQDPQDPLYTLPGSERRRGKGGTKRRAPNSTRPNQHEDLGIQEARAQKAEKAEELYATLPPIVGVIGHFNKDSNPIMRFKCPFCTHTVKRKADLKRHLRCHTGERPYPCQACNKRFTRLEHLRSHFETIHQARKLVCRKCKCQVTEDTGHVVCEGTRRYRMCTACIQEVGCEDIPMDSLESTNEEPALLLGVDGEEEGDTKRSWMVADDDDLAEDSGADLIIQQVDDSDEELQ, from the exons ATGAGTGTCGACGAGGTCTGCAAGGCGTCTATGATATGCTATTTTCTTGTAGAACAAGTCGGCCTTTGCTGCATACACAGCTGGCTTGAGTTCTGTCATGTTGTCTCCTGCAGGCAGCCTCAGAGGTGGTTTAACACCGCTGACATCACAGTGGCTCACCAGAGCAACTTGCTGAAGCAGCTCAACCAGCAGCGCCGCCAGGAGCTTTTCTGTGACTGCAGCGTGCTGGTAGAGGGCCAGCTCTTCAGGGCCCACCGCAACGTCTTATTCGCCAGCAGCGGCTACTTCCGCATGCTGCTGTCCCAGGGGCCCGACGGGCTGTCTGACTCTGTCAACGCCACCTTCGACGTGTTCAGCCCCGAGACCTTCACCGTCATCTTGGATTTCATCTACTCCGGCCAGCTGGACCTCTCCAGTCACAACGTGATCGAGGTGATGTCTGCAGCCAGCTACTTGCAGATGAACAATGTCATCAACTACTGCAAGAACTTCATCAAATCCTCCTTGGACATCAGTGTGAAAGATGAAGACAGCGACCGCTGCCTCAGCTTGTCTGAGACCTGCAGTTTCACCAGTGGAGCAGGTGAAGAgacctcagagcagcagcagcaaggccCCAGCTCTGTCAGCCCGCCACCAGCGCTTTGGACACGGGACAACTCCAGATCCCAGTCTGGCTTTCTGGGGAAGGACTCAGACCAGGAGGCATCTGCCTCAGCTCTGAAGACTAACCCAAGCAGCCCTGTTAATGAGCTCAACACGGAAGTAGAGGACCTGCAAGACCCCCAGGATCCTCTGTACACCTTGCCTGGATCGGAGCGCCGGCGAGGCAAAGGGGGAACCAAGAGGAGAGCACCCAACAGCACTCGGCCCAACCAGCATGAAGACCTGGGTATCCAGGAGGCGAGGGCACAGAAGGCTGAAAAGGCAGAGGAGCTGTATGCTACTCTACCACCTATTGTGGGTGTTATTGGACACTTTAATAAAG ACTCCAACCCTATTATGCGCTTCAAATGCCCCTTTTGTACGCACACGGTGAAGAGGAAGGCAGACCTGAAGCGTCACTTGCGCTGTCACACTGGGGAGAGGCCGTACCCCTGTCAGGCCTGCAATAAACGCTTCACCCGTTTGGAGCACCTTCGTAGCCATTTTGAGACG ATCCATCAAGCCAGGAAGCTGGTGTGCAGGAAGTGTAAGTGTCAGGTGACGGAGGACACCGGGCACGTGGTGTGTGAGGGCACACGACGCTACCGCATGTGCACCGCGTGCATCCAGGAAGTGGGCTGTGAAGACATCCCAATGGACAGTCTAGAGTCGACCAATGAGGAGCCGGCCCTGTTATTGGGGGTggatggggaggaggagggggacacCAAGAGGAGCTGGATGGTAGCCGACGATGACGACCTGGCTGAAGACTCGGGGGCTGACCTCATCATCCAACAAGTGGATGACAGTGACGAGGAGCTGCAGTGA
- the zbtb8a gene encoding zinc finger and BTB domain-containing protein 8A isoform X2, producing the protein MDMVADLGASRLYRAPGESSHQQPQRWFNTADITVAHQSNLLKQLNQQRRQELFCDCSVLVEGQLFRAHRNVLFASSGYFRMLLSQGPDGLSDSVNATFDVFSPETFTVILDFIYSGQLDLSSHNVIEVMSAASYLQMNNVINYCKNFIKSSLDISVKDEDSDRCLSLSETCSFTSGAGEETSEQQQQGPSSVSPPPALWTRDNSRSQSGFLGKDSDQEASASALKTNPSSPVNELNTEVEDLQDPQDPLYTLPGSERRRGKGGTKRRAPNSTRPNQHEDLGIQEARAQKAEKAEELYATLPPIVGVIGHFNKDSNPIMRFKCPFCTHTVKRKADLKRHLRCHTGERPYPCQACNKRFTRLEHLRSHFETIHQARKLVCRKCKCQVTEDTGHVVCEGTRRYRMCTACIQEVGCEDIPMDSLESTNEEPALLLGVDGEEEGDTKRSWMVADDDDLAEDSGADLIIQQVDDSDEELQ; encoded by the exons atggatATGGTGGCGGACCTGGGGGCGAGTAGACTCTATCGGGCGCCGGGTGAATCAAGTCACCA GCAGCCTCAGAGGTGGTTTAACACCGCTGACATCACAGTGGCTCACCAGAGCAACTTGCTGAAGCAGCTCAACCAGCAGCGCCGCCAGGAGCTTTTCTGTGACTGCAGCGTGCTGGTAGAGGGCCAGCTCTTCAGGGCCCACCGCAACGTCTTATTCGCCAGCAGCGGCTACTTCCGCATGCTGCTGTCCCAGGGGCCCGACGGGCTGTCTGACTCTGTCAACGCCACCTTCGACGTGTTCAGCCCCGAGACCTTCACCGTCATCTTGGATTTCATCTACTCCGGCCAGCTGGACCTCTCCAGTCACAACGTGATCGAGGTGATGTCTGCAGCCAGCTACTTGCAGATGAACAATGTCATCAACTACTGCAAGAACTTCATCAAATCCTCCTTGGACATCAGTGTGAAAGATGAAGACAGCGACCGCTGCCTCAGCTTGTCTGAGACCTGCAGTTTCACCAGTGGAGCAGGTGAAGAgacctcagagcagcagcagcaaggccCCAGCTCTGTCAGCCCGCCACCAGCGCTTTGGACACGGGACAACTCCAGATCCCAGTCTGGCTTTCTGGGGAAGGACTCAGACCAGGAGGCATCTGCCTCAGCTCTGAAGACTAACCCAAGCAGCCCTGTTAATGAGCTCAACACGGAAGTAGAGGACCTGCAAGACCCCCAGGATCCTCTGTACACCTTGCCTGGATCGGAGCGCCGGCGAGGCAAAGGGGGAACCAAGAGGAGAGCACCCAACAGCACTCGGCCCAACCAGCATGAAGACCTGGGTATCCAGGAGGCGAGGGCACAGAAGGCTGAAAAGGCAGAGGAGCTGTATGCTACTCTACCACCTATTGTGGGTGTTATTGGACACTTTAATAAAG ACTCCAACCCTATTATGCGCTTCAAATGCCCCTTTTGTACGCACACGGTGAAGAGGAAGGCAGACCTGAAGCGTCACTTGCGCTGTCACACTGGGGAGAGGCCGTACCCCTGTCAGGCCTGCAATAAACGCTTCACCCGTTTGGAGCACCTTCGTAGCCATTTTGAGACG ATCCATCAAGCCAGGAAGCTGGTGTGCAGGAAGTGTAAGTGTCAGGTGACGGAGGACACCGGGCACGTGGTGTGTGAGGGCACACGACGCTACCGCATGTGCACCGCGTGCATCCAGGAAGTGGGCTGTGAAGACATCCCAATGGACAGTCTAGAGTCGACCAATGAGGAGCCGGCCCTGTTATTGGGGGTggatggggaggaggagggggacacCAAGAGGAGCTGGATGGTAGCCGACGATGACGACCTGGCTGAAGACTCGGGGGCTGACCTCATCATCCAACAAGTGGATGACAGTGACGAGGAGCTGCAGTGA